In Pseudonocardia sp. DSM 110487, the sequence CAGCTACGGTCTGCGCCAACGTGAACCCATCTTCCCCTGCCTTGTCGGCCATTCTCGCTTGGTCTGACCCGGACCGAAGTGCGTCGAATATCGACGCTCTCTGCAGGCCAGTCGGCAAGTCGGAGAACCTAACCACTGTCCTGCTTACATGAGACAGTAGTTCTCCGATCCGAGCACGTAGATAGTCCTCGAGAGCGGTAAATGCGACCACCATCAGACCGTTCCGAATTAGCCGAGCACGGCGATTATGGTCCCTATCCGAAAGCTGAGCATCGATGAGTAGTGACTGAGTCGCCGCCTCCTGAATCGTATCGATTCGTTCAAGAAAGTCAGACTGCGTAGCCGAGGTCGGGCTCATCTGCTAGATCGTCTCCAACAGATCCCTTACCGAGTTAACCCGGTATATCAGCTTTGCTGGCGTGTTCGTCGCAACTCGAACCGAGTCTTCGAACTCCGCGTCGTCGAAGAGTGCCCTCGTTCTCGCGACTACAAGATCTCTCGATACAACCGCTTTATCGATAACTGACTTACTTAGCTGATCCACTGCAAGCATCTGGGCGTCGTACATCCCTGCAAGGGTTTGGTCACGCCAGGAGGACTTCTCCGGCCGCTTAAAGGCTGCATCCCCCCAGATCCTCTCACAGGAATGCAATGCGAAGCGGAATGCGCTCTCGAATTCCTCAGTCTGATCAATTGTTGCCTCAGCAGTGTCCTCCATAAACTTGTCCATCGCGAACCGGAAGTCACCACCGAATGCCCGAAATCCCGTTGCACGAAGAGTCAAGAACCGAAGCACGTACTCTACATCAGCCATCTTCTGATAAGCAGACGAGCGGCCGTCCTTAATCTTCAGCTTAGTGCGCAAGAAGGGCTCGTTCGAGGCTTTGACAATCGCGTCATTGACTACCCCTCGGTAGATCACATTGCGGATCTCCTGAGGGTTGAGTGGCTCGCCTCCGGAGTTGAGGCGATGGAACACCTCATACTTAGTTGCCTTGTCTGACTGATTTAGGATAGTAATTGCTCGGATGTACGGGCGAACAGTCAAGGCATTCTTTAGCGCTGAGGGCATATCGCGAAATCTCAAGCCCTCAAGCTCTGGAAAACGCTCTAGAGACTTGAGCGGTAGCGCATTCCGCATGAACTTCTGCACCGAGGTGATTCGCTGCTTCCCGTCAATGACAGAGTAGCTGCCAAATTCATCTTCCGACAAATAGACAGGTGGGACTGGAATGTTCAGCAAGAAGGACTCAATTAGGGCGGACTGCTTCAGGCTGTCCCAACGTTCACGGCGCTGAAACTGAGGAGTGACGTCAATTGACTCCGAATCAACCATTGCGGCGATAGTCTCTAGCGATAGGTCTGATGCCTGTAGTACAAGCGCATTCTGCGCCTTCTCGAATCGTCTCAGTATCTCACCGTGCTCGGCCATAAGCGACACGTTATACCAGTCACGGTACCGCTACTAGTACTGCACGCGACCTAACATAAATCCCAACTAATGATGCGTACCAACCTCCCTCGCGGCGCCGATTCATCCCCTCCGGGAGCGTCGGCGGGGGCCTCAGTGGAGCGCCCTGCTGGACGAACGACCGAGGGGCGACCGGTGTGATCGATGTCGGCTGCGGGTCACGGGTCGCCAGGTAGTAGGGCAACGGGACCAGCGCGCCGCTTCCGAGCAGCTCGCCGCACCGCGCCAGCTCCGGGACACGAGCGAGCGGCACCCACTCGACGCGGCCCACTTCCTCCGTGTCGGTCGGCTCGCCGACGCGCTCCGCCTGATGCCACAAGTAGACCGACATGGGGGCGGTCACGTTGCCAGGAAGCGGCTCGAACCCGATGAGCTCCTCCGGCGAGCCAACCGGAGACCAGCCCGACTCTCGACGCCTCCCTCGCCGCGGTGGCGGCCGGCTCTTCGCCGTCCTCGACCAGCCCGCCGAGCAGCTCGTACCCCCACAGGTCGGTGGGGAAGCGGTAGCGGCGCAGCATGAGCACCGTGTCGGCGTCCTCGTCGACGATCATCGCGACGGCGATCCGCCAGAAGTGGACGACGTGGTGGTCCCACCGCTCGCCGTTGGGCGCCTCGACCTCGACGAGCGCCACACGAACCCATGGTCTGCTGTCATAGACCATGTCATCGGTCACATGACGGGCCGCGCGCAGCTAGGTCAGCGCAAGATCGCCGATGTCGGCGCGGGCTCCGGGAGGCGATCTGTGCGCGACCGGTTGCCCCTGACCCTCGCTCGAGCTGAAGATCCGTCAGCGCGACACGACGCGGGGCGAGTTCGTTCTGCATGCCGAGGCGTTCGCGGGTGATCACAGCGAGCACGGCTCGATGCGCATGCGGCATATGCAACGTTGATCTCGCCGCAAATTGGGCGATAACCGCAGGATGAGACCTGCGGCAGAAACATTAGGAAGCCGCTACCCGGCTAGCCACGCGGAGGTGCTACAGGGACTGCTCGGAGATCACCTGGGCCGGCGAGGTCACGAACTCAGACGAATCATTGCTGGGCTGGGTGCTGGCGCTGAAGTGCTTCCAGCGGATGGGCCGGTTTCCACGGGACGAGGAAATCCCGGAGCTGGTTGTCGATCGCCTTCGCCGCGGGCTGGGTTTGGACGCGGGCGTTTGGGAAGGGTCTGTCATGTCTGAGCGCGGCAACCATGTGTGCGGTGTGGTCGACGGCGGATCGTGCGTCCGGACCGGGCGACGTCGGTGCTGTGCGGGGAGTCGGCCAAAATACGCCGGAGACCGGCAACCAGTGATCTTGAGTTGAACTTGCCGCAGGTGAGGTGCTGGGGCGGATCTGCGTCGGCTGCCCGACCAGGGACAGCGATGCGCAAACGTAGCCGGAGGCCCGATCTTGTGTCACCGTTCGCAGTGGACTTCTTCGCGTACCCGCTCAAATCGGTCAACGGCGCACCCGATAGCGCATGTGAAGCACCCGGTTGCCCTGAATCACCACGTCAGGATCCTCCAACAGATGCTGCGCGTGGACTGACCCGAAGTAGCGCTTGCCGGACCCGAACACGACGGGTACGACGTCCATGCGCACCTCGTCGACCAGGCCCGCGGCAAGCACCTGGCCGCCGACGTCGCCGGCGGCGACCTCGACCAGGCGGTCACCCGCAAGCTCCTGCGCCTTGGCCACGGCTGCCTCGACGCCGTCGACGAAGTGAAACGGCGCCTCGGGGTCCCAGCCCTCGGGCTCCGGCCGGTGCGTCACGACGACCACGTGGTCGACCCCGCCCGGCGGCTTCCCGTCCCAGCCGTCCGTCATGTCGAAGACGTGGCGCCCGGCGATTGTCGCCCCGATCTGGTCCCAGTAGGTGCGGGTGTAGTCGTAGGACGTCTGCGACACCTTCACTACGCCGCTCTCGTCCAACGGGACGTCACCGCTGGTCAACCAATCGAACAGCGGTCCGGGCTGATCATTCTCATCCGCGACGAAACCGTCCACCGACACCGAGGCGTACATGACCACCTTGCCCACGGGGCTCTCCTCTGCTTCGGGGTGCCCCAAATTAGTGGGTCGTGAGCTGTCGCTCTTGTAAGAAATCAATCGGCCGGCAGCGGCCAGCCGTCCAGCACGTGGCCAGGATGTTCGCGCAGGAACCTCTGCCGGACTTCGACGTACCGGGTCGGCGTGAGCCCGGTGAACGTCCGGAACTCGTGGCCGAAGTGGGCCTGGTCGAAGTAGCCTGCGCCACCGGCGAGGTCGCCCCAGTCGATCGGTCCGGCGGGGTTGATCGCGAACACGGTGGCGGTGAAGCGGTAGGTGCGGGCCAGCCGCTTCGGAGTGACGCCGATGAGCTCCTTGAACCGCTGTGCCAGATGAGTGCTGCTGACACCGGCTGCCACGCTCAGGTCGCCGATCGCCACCGCCCCGCTGGTCGCCGCGATGACGCTGCTCGTGTGGCGGACCAGCCCCAGGCCAGCGGTCTCGCACAGCCGTCGCATGAGCTCCTCCTCGAGCAGCGTCAGCATCTCGTGCGGTCCGTCCGCCGTGGTCAGCCGGTCTCGCAGCTCGGCAATGGCGGGCCGGCCCCAAACCTGCTCTATCGTCACCGGCCGGTCACACAGCTCGGCCGCGGGCATCGGCAGGAACGGCGCCAGCCCCCATGGCTTGAGGTGCACGCCGACGGACCGGGTCCGGAGTGGGTAGCCGAACTCCCACGCGCGGGTGGGCATGGTGACCACGCAGCCGTCGGCGTAC encodes:
- a CDS encoding DUF262 domain-containing protein: MAEHGEILRRFEKAQNALVLQASDLSLETIAAMVDSESIDVTPQFQRRERWDSLKQSALIESFLLNIPVPPVYLSEDEFGSYSVIDGKQRITSVQKFMRNALPLKSLERFPELEGLRFRDMPSALKNALTVRPYIRAITILNQSDKATKYEVFHRLNSGGEPLNPQEIRNVIYRGVVNDAIVKASNEPFLRTKLKIKDGRSSAYQKMADVEYVLRFLTLRATGFRAFGGDFRFAMDKFMEDTAEATIDQTEEFESAFRFALHSCERIWGDAAFKRPEKSSWRDQTLAGMYDAQMLAVDQLSKSVIDKAVVSRDLVVARTRALFDDAEFEDSVRVATNTPAKLIYRVNSVRDLLETI
- a CDS encoding dihydrofolate reductase family protein, whose product is MGKVVMYASVSVDGFVADENDQPGPLFDWLTSGDVPLDESGVVKVSQTSYDYTRTYWDQIGATIAGRHVFDMTDGWDGKPPGGVDHVVVVTHRPEPEGWDPEAPFHFVDGVEAAVAKAQELAGDRLVEVAAGDVGGQVLAAGLVDEVRMDVVPVVFGSGKRYFGSVHAQHLLEDPDVVIQGNRVLHMRYRVRR
- a CDS encoding DUF4158 domain-containing protein, with the protein product MTWAGEVTNSDESLLGWVLALKCFQRMGRFPRDEEIPELVVDRLRRGLGLDAGVWEGSVMSERGNHVCGVVDGGSCVRTGRRRCCAGSRPKYAGDRQPVILS
- a CDS encoding helix-turn-helix domain-containing protein, which codes for MPRPPLDGLIDDLYYLEGAPPYARLTLPPAPSALLIVNLGAPFRIRAGTDIETAEYADGCVVTMPTRAWEFGYPLRTRSVGVHLKPWGLAPFLPMPAAELCDRPVTIEQVWGRPAIAELRDRLTTADGPHEMLTLLEEELMRRLCETAGLGLVRHTSSVIAATSGAVAIGDLSVAAGVSSTHLAQRFKELIGVTPKRLARTYRFTATVFAINPAGPIDWGDLAGGAGYFDQAHFGHEFRTFTGLTPTRYVEVRQRFLREHPGHVLDGWPLPAD